A genome region from Microtus ochrogaster isolate Prairie Vole_2 chromosome 1, MicOch1.0, whole genome shotgun sequence includes the following:
- the Gskip gene encoding GSK3B-interacting protein isoform X1 — MGARRMETDYNPVELSSMSGFEEGSELDGFEGTDMKDMRLEAEAVVNDVLFAVNSMVVSKSLRCADDVAYINVETKERNRYCLELTEAGLRVVGYAFDQVEDHLQTPYHETVYSLLDTLSPAYREAFGNALLQRLEALKRDGQS, encoded by the exons atgGGCGCTCGCAG AATGGAAACAGACTATAACCCGGTGGAGCTGAGCAGTATGTCTGGGTTTGAAGAGGGCTCCGAACTCGATGGGTTTGAAGGAACTGATATGAAGGACATGCggttggaggctgaagcagttGTAAATGATGTTCTCTTCGCTGTCAACAGTATGGTTGTCTCAAAAAGCCTGCGCTGTGCGGATGACGTGGCGTACATCAACGTGGAGACAAAGGAGAGGAACAGATactgcctggagctcacagaagcAGGGCTCAGG GTGGTGGGCTATGCTTTTGACCAGGTGGAGGACCATTTGCAGACCCCTTACCATGAGACAGTCTACTCCTTGTTGGATACGCTCAGCCCTGCCTACCGGGAAGCATTCGGAAACGCACTCCTTCAGAGACTGGAAGCGCTGAAAAGGGATGGGCAGTCGTGA
- the Gskip gene encoding GSK3B-interacting protein isoform X2, whose amino-acid sequence METDYNPVELSSMSGFEEGSELDGFEGTDMKDMRLEAEAVVNDVLFAVNSMVVSKSLRCADDVAYINVETKERNRYCLELTEAGLRVVGYAFDQVEDHLQTPYHETVYSLLDTLSPAYREAFGNALLQRLEALKRDGQS is encoded by the exons ATGGAAACAGACTATAACCCGGTGGAGCTGAGCAGTATGTCTGGGTTTGAAGAGGGCTCCGAACTCGATGGGTTTGAAGGAACTGATATGAAGGACATGCggttggaggctgaagcagttGTAAATGATGTTCTCTTCGCTGTCAACAGTATGGTTGTCTCAAAAAGCCTGCGCTGTGCGGATGACGTGGCGTACATCAACGTGGAGACAAAGGAGAGGAACAGATactgcctggagctcacagaagcAGGGCTCAGG GTGGTGGGCTATGCTTTTGACCAGGTGGAGGACCATTTGCAGACCCCTTACCATGAGACAGTCTACTCCTTGTTGGATACGCTCAGCCCTGCCTACCGGGAAGCATTCGGAAACGCACTCCTTCAGAGACTGGAAGCGCTGAAAAGGGATGGGCAGTCGTGA